One Helicoverpa zea isolate HzStark_Cry1AcR chromosome 11, ilHelZeax1.1, whole genome shotgun sequence genomic window carries:
- the LOC124634538 gene encoding uncharacterized protein LOC124634538 — protein sequence MSFLSILLVASAFYFAHARPDTGSPEWNSKPVDSQEPASHDASYDDSSYQESGHQESPSDRAAYERLSALMTDFGKAMDTHLTPLMSKMAEHKQKDMKSIGLNGMASYLNYMYLMIQEYEHEKEKGVNSTSHDPSTPRNNEIILQFDSPYNVDWPFIHDTHEEHKVAN from the exons ATGTCGTTCCTTTCAATTTTGTTAGTTGCGTCCgcattttatttt GCTCACGCAAGACCAGATACAGGATCCCCCGAATGGAATAGCAAACCAGTAGACTCCCAAGAACCAGCCAGTCACGATGCATCATACGATGATTCATCTTACCAGGAGTCAGGTCACCAAGAATCCCCTTCAGATCGTGCGGCTTACGAACGGCTATCGGCTTTAATGACTGATTTTGGCAAAGCCATGGATACGCATTTGACTCCGTTAATGTCGAAAATGGCAGAGCATAAGCAGAAGGACATGAAGTCTATAGGCTTGAACGGGATGGCGAGTTACTTGAACTACATG TACCTCATGATTCAAGAATATGAACACGAGAAAGAGAAAGGGGTAAACTCTACAAGTCACGACCCTTCAACACCAAGAAATAACGAAATCATTCTACAGTTTGACTCACCTTACAACGTGGACTGGCCTTTCATTCACGACACCCATGAagaacataaagttgccaaTTAA